GGTGGAAAACCTAGCTACATGCTGGAGAAGCGTCCACCCACACGTCGGAGGCTTTCGATACCTGGCATTATCTTGCTTCCCCCGGTTGTCCTTTTGGAGAAGGCAGCGGTCCCATGGTTGTCGGGCCCTCCCTCTCTGTACCAATGCAATCTCCTTGATGGGTGTCTTGTGAGAAACCCGCCAGTGTGGCTAGTGCCTTTCCGTGGGGTCGTGGGGACCCGGATTCCCACTGCACTAACACTAGCCCCTGGCATGGGCGTAGTAGTGGAACGGCTGTCCCTACTAGGGTAGTGACCTTACATGGGTGATGGCCACTAGAGAAGCCCCTTACTCACTTCGCCTTCCTAAAGTACTCCTAAAATGTGTGGACGCGCCGCGTCCTCTCCCTGTGTTCTTGGAATATTCGGGGGATCAACCTACCCATGTGGACCTCCGGGAGAAACTCCACGTGACGATTGTAGAGGCACCTTGCTTTGAGGCTGCATGTTTGCTACGCCTTCAACCCCACTAGGATGTAGATCGACACCACCTTAATCTTGCGCACCGAGTGGAGAGGAGAGACACATTGACATTGCGTTGTCAGTTTACCGCATTTTTCTACCAAGATATGATAGTGCAAATCTGAACCACCTTGACCTCCCGAAGATATACACCACTGCCACGCTTATACGGATGTTGTCGACTGCCGGATCCACGATCATCGAGAGAGGCGGAGGAGAGGCATATCGCTCTCTCCCATGTCCGAACCGTAGTCGTCGCAGGAGATGAGCGGCCACATGATCACCATCCCAGGGACTCGAAGGTATTTTATACCAGTCGTTGTTCCAATGAGCTAAAGTTTTTATACATGTGTTTTTCTATGATTACTTGTAAATTTATTATTTGTTCACATTATATAGAATGAACTTAGTAGTATAGTTGTTTTTAAGTAGTTACTCAATACCTACTTACTATAATTTAGTATTTTTTATCATTTCAATGTTATAATTTGGGTACTCCTACTTAGAACCAGTTAATGTGTTGTGCAGTTCTATGACTTTAAATTGCTGGCTTGTCCATATTGTATAGAATAAACTCATTAAACTTCTTTATTTCTACATTTGTCCACATTTCCATGTTATAATGGAGTAGATAGTTACCATCCATATCATTTTACTGTTAGTGTTGAGGAACTGAATTTATTAACTCATGCAGTTAGTTTTCGGAGACATTTTATGCCGCTCATTATGTTGATATTACCACGTTGATATTTTTTTCGCCATGTCCTTTCTTCTTCATTGTTCCAAATTTTTTGTTGCTAAGTCAGAAGTCTTGATAGCAGAACCATATTTTGGTGATATTGTCCAACACGACTGTATTTCCTTATTGAGAACATGCATTTGTATATAAATAGGGAAGCCAGTGGAAGGCTATTTTTGTTCCAGCAAGTTGCTATTGTGACGTTTTTGTGCACTATACATAACATTTTTCAAAGTAACAATGTCTTGTATAGTGTCACCGAAATGTCAGACAGAGGTAACTATGTTATACTTTGGTGACATTGTACGAATAACAGACCCGAGACAAAGGCGAGAAACTATCTTTCATAATCTCAGAACTTAGTTTAGATCTTGGCGCAGAAGATTCATTCATGAGGCCACTTTGCATGTGCATAGGGTCAAGGACAAGCATACCAAAGTTTTCACATCATGGATTGAAATTTGTTGTAgcctttttcttttcttgttttattTATATCTTTTGAACTTATGTAAAGGGGTGGATATTTAGTAAAATATTAGGGGGTTCTGCCTCACAATCTCTTTGTCAAAAAGGCGACAAGTTAACACCTTATCCAATGATTTGGATGCACCTTGCCTTAAGGGTCTTCGAATGATCATATGAGCATATGCATAGGTAGGTTACTATGTAAATGCGGCAAAATTAAGTTTTCTTATAATTAGCATATTTCTTAATATTGTTACTTTTTTTTTACAAGATCTCATTTATACCCAGAAGAATCAGCTAAACCAGTCTTGCGAAAGCAATCCTCTTAGATGTCTCTAACAATGTCACTTTCCAACTTTGTCGATTTAAACATGTGTTACATCAAACTATATATGAGTGCATGTATTGTCAACCTTAAAAAAGAAGTTGACACTGCAGCAGGAACTTCATTAGCATGGTTTTACAGGGAATACTGTTAGCATCAAGCAGTAGATCTCGGCCGCGGACCAGTGGTTATTCCGGACCTTCCAAGATCCCTAGGAAATATTGACAGGTACCAAAAAGTAATAATCGTCATAAGCTGAAGGTGCCTAAACTGGTTAACTGTATATTTGAGGCAAAATGAACTTTAATAAGTACATTATTTTTTCAGGTAATTTTGAAGGTTCCTCAAATGGTTAACTATTTGATGCACTTTTGGTTGATGCATGAAATGGTTATTCTTTTGAGGCACAATTTATAAACTGCCCGTAAAACTAACAATTAGAGGCATGCAGTTCCAAAATAGAGCCCAAAGTGGCTCCAACTTTGGGATGTGGTGTAGTGAAAGACAATCATCTAGTTATCTATACGAAAAAGGTTCTAATCTTCTACCTAGAGTCATGATCATCAGAAATTGAAAGCCGCAAGATCGCATATTATTACAAGAAAGGGTTTTTTATTACAATTTGGCATCACACACAATATTTTTGGGCAGGAAAGGAGCCATGAATGAAGTATAAGGGGGACAATCTTAGTATGAGGGGGATAGAACTAGCTAAAATCACACAAATAAGAAGCTGACATGGCTTGAGTTCAAAGAAAAATCATGAGCATAGGGGGGCTGTGCCCCCCGCCCTCGTCCCCCCTTGTCTCCGTCCCTGTTTTTGGGTCATTGTGAGGGTGCACTTTGCACATTGTGCGGGAGGATCACTGATGCACATAAATGTGCAGCAAAAAGGTAATGGATTCGATTTATAAATTAAACCGTGAGGTGACGCTGTTGGCCGTCGCCCGCGCCACTAGCACTCCAGCGTCAGCAGCCTGGTATGCTAGCCCACCATCGTTGAGGACAAGTCCATGGTCAGTCGATAGGGTCAGCATTGTCATTGATCGATCCAGGGGACGACACGAAGAGGCGGCGAGATGAGATGGATATTTTCTATCACAACCTAATGTCAGGCACACTGAGGTACaaccaacatatatttgcaaccgTGTGCTAAATTTTGTTAAGATATAAATAGAAAACCATGTAATGTAAATTAACCAACCACACACCATATATACACGGCTTCGACTGACCGTGCTCGATCGGGCTACTGGCTTATCGTTTGCCGGAGCTCACAAGCACGATAGCATGCTAGGCAGTGGAGAGCATCCACCCCTTTGATCTCTTGAAAGCCATGGTGCAGTACGTATGAAAAACAAAATCCAGAGCCGCTGGACAATGGAATTGCTGAAGGAAGTCTCGTGTGCCACAGAGACCAGACCACGCGCCCCGAGGATTGGGCCGTTGCACAGGTCATCAGGTGCTCGGCAGCACAAGCACTGCGGAGTGCGGACTGACCGATTGGCCCCGCACCTGTATTCCTTTCTACAGCAGACTGACGGCCCACAGACCGAAGTCATTGTCTGTCTCTAGGGTTTCCCTTCCCCTCCTCACTCTCTCCCCCAACGGTTCAGCCGTCGGCCGCCGGCGATGGCCTCCAGCCACGAAGCCCGCCTCGACGCCTAGTTCACGGCCGGGACAGAGCGCCCAGCAGCTCGTCGGCTACCTCGGGGACAGGAGCCCCAGCAACGCCCACTACGACTCGATCTCTGCTGCGGGGCGACGCCGACGAGCAGGCAGAGAATTCTGCACGCCATCCGACAATCGCGAAAGAGTCTGCACCTTCCGAGATCCACGTTGCGTGCGTGGCGCCCGGTGAGACAGAGCCCGAGGATCTAGGGATCGCCACCCTATCCAGTACTAGGAGGAGTATCCAGGCTCCTCCGGCTACAGCAGCAAGAGCAGCGGGTCGTGGAGGAGAAGGAGCCGGAGGAGAGTCTGCAGATGGACCTGTGGAGGAATTCTGCACGCCTGCCAACAATCGCGGAAGAGCCCGAGGCCGAGGACGATGAGACAGAGCTCGCAGATCTAGGGATCGCCACCCTATCCAGTAGGTACATCCACGCTCCTCCGGTACCGGTACAGCAGCCGGTCGTGGAGGAAAGCCTGAAGATGGTCCTGCGGGAGAAGGATCTTCCGTTCAAGAAGAGGAAGCGGGCCATGGTCCAAGATCAAGATGGCAACGAAATTGCCCCGCTCCCGACGGTCAAGGTCAGTAAAGTTTCTCCTCCAAGAATTTGCGACGAACCTGCTGGTCCATCTCAGCCGACCAAGGATTCTTGTCTCATGCAGGACGACGAGGTACATCTTCCTAATGCTTCCCCCGTTCCTCTCAAGAGGAAGAAGGCACAAGATATTTCTCCAGTCCaaatgaagaggaagaaatgggCTACGGTCAAGGTCAGTAAAGCTTCTCCTCCAAGAATTTGCAACGAACCTCCTGGTCCATCTCAGCCGACCAAGGATTCTTGTCTCGTGCAGGACGACGAGGTACATCTTCCTAATGCTTCCCCCGTTCCTCTCAAGAGGAAGAAGGCACAAGATATTCCTCCAGTCCaaatgaagaggaagaaatgggCTGCCCCCTTCTGCGTGGTCCACCGCGAAATTGTCCCTGTCCTTCCGACCCAGAACACTCGTTCGGAGGACAACAAAGAGAAGGCAGAGATTGGTCTGACAAGCGAGGCGACACCCTTTGCACCCACTCGTTTGGAGGAGAACCGAGAGATGGCCGAGATTGGCCTGCCAAGCGAGGTGAcgcaggaggaggccgaggagccTGCACATCTGGGGATTGTGAGTCCAGCCCCAACCATTGTGCTGCAGCAGGAGGATAAGCAGGTAATCATGGAGGAAGCAGAAAACAGTCAAACACCCATTGCACCCACTGGTTTGGAGGAGAACCAAGAGAAGGGCGAGACTGCTAGTCTTCTAATCGAGGTAACGCAGGAGGAGGCTGAGGAGAGTGCTCATCTGGGGATTGTGAGTCCAGAGGTAATCATGGAGGAAGCAGGAAACAGTCAGACACCCGTTGCACCCACCCGTTTGGAGGAGAACCGAGAGAAGGGAGAGACTGATGGCCTTCCAATCGAGGCGATGCAGGAGGAGACCGAGGAGAGTGCTCATCTGGGGATTGTGAGTACGGCCCTAACCACGGTGCAGGTGCAAGTTCAGGGGGGCAGCAATGAAATCATGGAGGAACAGGAGATTGGCGTGGAAGTCTTGTACTCTGGCCATTCATTGATGGTTGACACTCCCAACATTGATGGAGTAAGTGGACGTGGACGCGGACGTGGACGTGGACGTGGACGTGGACGcggacgcggacgtggaggcaATAAGGAGAAACAAACGGAAAAGGAGGATGCTGGGGAAAGCAGCCATAGCCGCGGTCGTGGCCGTGGCCGTGGCCGTGGCCGTGGCCGTGGCCGTGGCCGTGGACGTGGGCGTGGGCGTGGGCGTGGACGCAGCACTGCGGATATGCCGGAGAAGGCTGCTTCGAGCTCAGAAGATTGTCGGGTGTGGCTGATAAATTCAGAAACTTTTCAATTGCCTCACGAGGACAATTGGCTACAACGATTGACACGAGTTGAAACAAATTATGTGGATGGCCACGATAGAAGTACAACATCAGCATTGACTCTCCTCACTATTGGTGCTTCAATGGACATAGACGATAGTGGTACAAGAAATCATAATTTGACTCGCGAAGAATTTGCAAGAACAAATCTGACAATAGGGATGGGCGTCAACATCAATGGTGAAGGGACTtcacatgatggaggcgatggtgtGGACAGAAATTGCACAGGAAGGTACGTCACTACTTGAAATGAAATGATTAAATATGTATAAATAATAACAATAATAATTCATAGCACCATACTCTTTTTCGGTAACTAGGAGCTTCTCACAGAACTGATAAACTTCAAGTACTGTAGACAGCCCGAAATAGGATACATCATACAGGTGTGTGTGTTCAATTTCACTACTAAAGACCCTCGTATGTGATGTGATTGTTATTTTATGCGTCTTAGAGGAGCACTCGACGGATTTCGCCCTTTTGTCGTAATCACGTTTTGAGTGTTGGGTGTCCCAACCTTGTTTTAGGCTTGTAATGTAAACTTCTTTTCTATCAATGAATCGAAACGCAAAGCTTTTTGCGTTTTCACGAGAAAAAAATTATGCATATGGATTCTAAACTAGTGTTGCCTCTCACTTTCGGTTCAATCTTGTGTTGTGCAACTTCTTTCAAAAAGTTTACAATACTAGTATTTTTCAAAGAGCGTAACACTCGGCAAATATGTTGCTGAGTATCCATAGCCGAATAACATGTTGCCCGAGTATCCATAACCGAACATGTTTGATACTTGGCAAAGCCATATTTTCCAGTAGTGACTCAATCACACCATTTTTCTGAAGAAAAAAAAATAAGCTGAATTGTTATT
This region of Lolium perenne isolate Kyuss_39 chromosome 2, Kyuss_2.0, whole genome shotgun sequence genomic DNA includes:
- the LOC127330345 gene encoding uncharacterized protein, which codes for MKRKKWAAPFCVVHREIVPVLPTQNTRSEDNKEKAEIGLTSEATPFAPTRLEENREMAEIGLPSEVTQEEAEEPAHLGIVSPAPTIVLQQEDKQVIMEEAENSQTPIAPTGLEENQEKGETASLLIEVTQEEAEESAHLGIVSPEVIMEEAGNSQTPVAPTRLEENREKGETDGLPIEAMQEETEESAHLGIVSTALTTVQVQVQGGSNEIMEEQEIGVEVLYSGHSLMVDTPNIDGVSGRGRGRGRGRGRGRGRGRGGNKEKQTEKEDAGESSHSRGRGRGRGRGRGRGRGRGRGRGRGRGRSTADMPEKAASSSEDCRVWLINSETFQLPHEDNWLQRLTRVETNYVDGHDRSTTSALTLLTIGASMDIDDSGTRNHNLTREEFARTNLTIGMGVNINGEGTSHDGGDGVDRNCTGRIKHN